In a single window of the Prochlorococcus marinus str. AS9601 genome:
- a CDS encoding DUF3764 family protein, whose product MTIETTILDFQLSNTYEEYESHMNAKEQQTMFKEMGVKTFYIGKSLDDPQRATVIFQGPENVLYDIFMNPETKPIVEASGHIYEGTKITRWVS is encoded by the coding sequence ATGACTATTGAAACGACTATTTTAGATTTTCAACTAAGTAATACCTATGAGGAGTATGAATCACATATGAATGCAAAAGAACAGCAGACGATGTTTAAAGAAATGGGAGTTAAAACATTTTATATTGGTAAATCATTAGATGATCCTCAAAGGGCAACTGTAATTTTTCAAGGACCAGAAAATGTTTTATATGATATTTTTATGAATCCTGAAACAAAACCTATAGTTGAAGCTTCAGGACATATTTATGAGGGTACAAAAATAACACGCTGGGTTTCTTAA